The following proteins are encoded in a genomic region of Enterocloster clostridioformis:
- a CDS encoding AAA family ATPase, giving the protein MRPTELIISAFGPYAGEVTLDMASLGDRGLYLITGDTGAGKTTLFDAIAFALYGNASGDSRKPRMLRSKYARPDARTYVEMGFSYNGKEYRVRRNPEYMRAKQRGEGETREKPDAELHLPDGRLVTGDKAVTVEVEGLLGLNREQFSQIAMLAQGSFSRLLSGRTEDRGIIFREIFKTKPYQLFQEKLKDRTKGLYGRYADSRKSMEQYAGGVITEGHSEELKLRWKEVPQGSLEALLEVLDQLITADEAQQQEKDKAMALVRDEIAALGMELGKMQGDAAVCRDMAAAADVLRENTPVLEQARARYEREKERQADRDGLIGDVTRMEENLKTYDRFYALQENLKACRKETESLGDRLERAALEEKQWKERNDSDEKTLETLRQAGEEYQAALTAGERLREYSARIGLLAEELARYGQERSKLEAARERYRAADGERRRADDAYREMYQRFLDNQAGILASRLTEGQPCPVCGSVTHPAPARYMEEGKEAAKDKVDRLKAVAGEKDREAARLSLEAGRLAGSLDTRYERMKQQIDAEVASWKEDWQQRIHQAEAAAGVLASETGDERQGRRYFLEQWEQMMGQLKGQLERQAAVQKEKIQEKKKRKEYKEAIEGRRALGRQSLEAASELKQQAQRLLAESQAKERELESRLKEMESSLPYENRTAAQAELAEKKAFLAGLEKAFKDAEESYNRVSRRVSDAQARLEALGGQMAGKERLSMDCLEERMQENRQRQSEARERLTGLEQGKSRLHHRLETNRMARERITQQKASMEEIQKEWTWVKALSDTAAGEVGGKEKITLETYAQMAYFERIIARANTRFMVMSGGQYELKRCTEEDNRGKNGLGLNVIDHYNGTERSVKTLSGGESFQASLSLALGLSDEIQSAAGGIRLDTLFVDEGFGSLDEDTLNLAMKSLGDLAEGRRLVGIISHVGELKERIERQIVVVKDKTGGSRAYIET; this is encoded by the coding sequence ATGAGGCCGACAGAACTGATAATATCCGCATTTGGACCATATGCAGGTGAGGTTACCCTGGATATGGCCTCTCTGGGAGACCGGGGGCTTTATCTTATTACGGGTGACACCGGCGCGGGGAAGACCACTCTGTTTGACGCCATTGCATTTGCCCTTTACGGCAATGCCAGCGGGGACAGCCGCAAACCCAGAATGCTGAGGAGTAAATACGCCAGGCCGGATGCCAGGACCTATGTGGAGATGGGATTTTCCTATAATGGAAAGGAATACAGGGTGCGGCGCAATCCTGAGTATATGAGGGCAAAACAAAGAGGCGAAGGGGAGACAAGGGAGAAACCGGACGCAGAGCTTCATCTGCCGGACGGCAGGCTTGTTACAGGAGATAAGGCGGTAACTGTGGAGGTGGAAGGGCTTCTGGGCCTTAACAGGGAGCAGTTCTCCCAGATTGCCATGCTGGCCCAGGGCAGTTTTTCCAGGCTCCTGTCAGGCAGAACCGAGGATCGGGGCATCATTTTCCGGGAAATATTCAAGACAAAGCCCTATCAGCTGTTTCAGGAAAAGCTGAAGGACCGGACCAAGGGCCTGTATGGCCGTTACGCGGACAGCAGGAAGAGTATGGAACAGTATGCAGGAGGTGTTATCACAGAGGGCCATAGTGAGGAACTGAAGCTTCGCTGGAAGGAGGTGCCCCAGGGAAGCCTGGAAGCTCTTTTGGAGGTGCTGGACCAGCTGATTACGGCAGATGAGGCGCAGCAGCAGGAGAAAGACAAGGCCATGGCCCTGGTCAGGGATGAGATAGCTGCCCTTGGGATGGAGCTGGGGAAAATGCAGGGGGATGCCGCGGTCTGCCGGGATATGGCCGCTGCCGCGGATGTGCTCAGGGAGAATACGCCGGTTCTGGAGCAGGCAAGGGCCAGGTATGAGAGGGAGAAGGAACGCCAGGCTGACAGAGACGGCTTGATTGGCGATGTTACCAGGATGGAAGAAAACCTGAAAACCTATGACCGTTTTTACGCGCTTCAGGAGAATCTGAAGGCATGCAGGAAAGAGACAGAGAGCCTTGGAGACAGGCTGGAGCGGGCGGCCCTGGAGGAAAAGCAGTGGAAGGAACGAAATGACAGCGATGAGAAGACCCTGGAAACCCTTCGCCAGGCAGGAGAAGAGTATCAGGCGGCCCTGACGGCAGGGGAGCGGCTGCGTGAATACAGTGCGCGTATCGGGCTTCTGGCAGAGGAGCTGGCGCGGTACGGGCAGGAGAGGAGTAAGCTTGAGGCAGCCAGAGAGCGTTACAGGGCAGCCGACGGGGAGCGCCGGAGGGCAGACGATGCCTACCGGGAGATGTATCAGAGATTCCTGGACAACCAGGCTGGAATTCTGGCCTCGCGGCTCACAGAAGGCCAGCCCTGTCCTGTATGCGGCTCCGTCACCCATCCGGCGCCAGCACGGTATATGGAGGAGGGAAAGGAGGCAGCCAAGGACAAGGTAGACCGGCTTAAGGCTGTCGCAGGGGAAAAGGACAGGGAGGCTGCCAGGCTCAGCCTGGAAGCAGGAAGGCTGGCAGGCAGTCTGGATACCCGTTATGAAAGGATGAAGCAGCAGATTGATGCCGAGGTGGCTTCCTGGAAGGAGGACTGGCAGCAGCGGATTCACCAGGCGGAAGCCGCCGCCGGGGTATTGGCTTCGGAGACAGGGGATGAGCGGCAGGGACGCAGGTATTTCCTTGAACAGTGGGAACAGATGATGGGGCAGCTGAAAGGCCAGCTGGAGCGCCAGGCTGCCGTCCAGAAGGAGAAGATTCAGGAAAAGAAGAAGAGAAAAGAATATAAGGAAGCCATTGAAGGCAGAAGGGCCTTGGGGCGTCAATCCCTGGAAGCAGCCTCGGAGCTGAAACAGCAGGCCCAGAGGCTGCTGGCAGAGAGCCAGGCAAAGGAAAGGGAGCTGGAAAGCCGCCTTAAGGAGATGGAGTCCTCCCTGCCCTATGAAAACAGAACGGCCGCTCAGGCTGAGCTGGCAGAGAAGAAGGCATTTCTTGCCGGACTGGAAAAGGCGTTTAAGGATGCGGAGGAATCCTATAACCGGGTAAGCCGCCGGGTGTCGGACGCACAGGCCCGGCTGGAGGCGCTGGGAGGTCAGATGGCGGGGAAGGAGAGGCTGTCCATGGATTGTCTGGAGGAGCGGATGCAGGAGAACCGGCAGCGCCAGTCTGAGGCAAGGGAGAGGCTGACCGGTCTGGAGCAGGGGAAAAGCAGGCTTCACCACAGGCTGGAAACCAACCGCATGGCAAGGGAACGCATTACGCAGCAAAAGGCGTCCATGGAAGAGATACAAAAGGAATGGACGTGGGTCAAGGCCCTTTCCGATACAGCGGCAGGAGAAGTGGGGGGAAAGGAAAAAATTACCTTGGAAACATATGCGCAGATGGCGTATTTCGAGCGCATCATTGCCAGGGCAAATACCAGGTTCATGGTCATGAGCGGAGGCCAGTATGAGCTGAAACGGTGTACGGAGGAGGATAACAGGGGAAAGAACGGACTGGGACTGAATGTCATCGACCACTACAATGGCACAGAGCGAAGCGTAAAGACATTGTCCGGCGGGGAATCCTTCCAGGCGTCCCTTTCCCTGGCTCTGGGCTTGTCGGATGAGATACAGTCAGCCGCAGGCGGAATCCGTCTGGACACCCTCTTTGTGGATGAGGGATTTGGGTCCCTGGATGAGGATACCCTGAACCTGGCCATGAAGTCCCTGGGAGACCTGGCAGAAGGAAGGCGTCTGGTGGGCATCATCTCCCATGTGGGGGAGCTGAAGGAACGAATCGAGCGCCAGATTGTTGTGGTTAAGGACAAGACAGGCGGAAGCAGGGCATATATTGAAACGTGA
- a CDS encoding pyridoxamine 5'-phosphate oxidase family protein has protein sequence MRRKDREVKDIYGIREIIRECDCCRLAFPHGKSAYIVPLSFGYNEEENAFYFHGAAEGKKMDLVRQIGYAGFEMDTAHGLKEADQACGYSFRYRSVVGEGPIRVVEEVEEKKKGLNCIMGHMSGKDGWAYPEAMLKRTAVLRLDVEQMSGKEQL, from the coding sequence GTGAGAAGAAAGGACAGGGAAGTTAAGGATATATATGGAATAAGGGAAATTATACGGGAGTGTGACTGCTGCAGGCTGGCTTTTCCCCATGGAAAGAGCGCCTACATCGTTCCTCTCAGCTTCGGATACAATGAGGAGGAAAATGCGTTCTATTTCCACGGGGCGGCGGAAGGGAAGAAGATGGACCTGGTCAGGCAGATTGGATATGCCGGGTTTGAGATGGATACTGCCCATGGTCTGAAGGAGGCGGACCAGGCCTGCGGATATTCCTTCCGGTACAGAAGCGTGGTGGGGGAAGGACCCATCCGGGTAGTGGAAGAGGTGGAGGAGAAGAAAAAGGGCCTGAACTGCATCATGGGCCACATGTCAGGAAAGGACGGCTGGGCTTACCCGGAGGCTATGCTTAAGAGAACCGCTGTACTGCGCCTGGATGTGGAACAGATGTCAGGGAAAGAGCAGCTTTAA
- a CDS encoding DUF3795 domain-containing protein, with protein MFESRCGVRCNQCERKEAVRCTGCVTMEKPFWGGECGVKSCCEAKGLNHCGECPDFPCEMEASMGTDMGFDAEPRLKQCREWAK; from the coding sequence ATGTTTGAGTCAAGATGCGGTGTCCGCTGCAATCAATGTGAAAGAAAGGAAGCGGTCCGCTGTACGGGATGTGTAACCATGGAAAAGCCCTTCTGGGGCGGCGAGTGCGGGGTTAAATCCTGCTGCGAGGCAAAAGGACTGAACCACTGCGGAGAATGTCCGGATTTTCCCTGTGAGATGGAGGCATCCATGGGAACGGACATGGGCTTTGACGCAGAGCCAAGGCTAAAACAGTGCAGGGAATGGGCAAAATAA
- a CDS encoding pentapeptide repeat-containing protein — MLSEDMAEAAEREYPILDKIYEDQMVIRVSGKRVEFDSVKFVRCRMEECDFSGASFCNVIFDKCDFSNCSFRDTYWKNVNISDSKGDGSQFCNSTFKWVKLLDSQFHYGNFSTVFWEFGEIRGCNFRESFMSEVKFKKTVFSSTDLTGTDFFRTPLKGMDLSECAIDGIMVSDQFTELSGVKVSLLQAAELARLMGVKIV; from the coding sequence ATGCTGTCAGAGGATATGGCGGAAGCAGCCGAGAGGGAGTATCCGATTTTGGATAAGATTTATGAAGATCAGATGGTCATCAGGGTGTCAGGGAAAAGAGTGGAGTTTGACTCGGTGAAATTCGTCAGGTGCAGGATGGAGGAATGTGATTTTAGCGGCGCATCCTTCTGCAATGTGATATTTGACAAGTGTGATTTTTCTAACTGTTCCTTCCGGGATACCTATTGGAAGAATGTGAATATATCAGACTCAAAGGGGGATGGAAGCCAGTTCTGCAATTCCACGTTTAAGTGGGTAAAGCTTCTCGACAGTCAGTTTCACTATGGGAATTTCTCCACTGTCTTCTGGGAGTTCGGTGAAATAAGAGGCTGTAATTTCCGGGAGTCCTTTATGTCTGAGGTGAAGTTTAAAAAGACGGTCTTTTCCTCCACGGACCTGACCGGGACGGATTTTTTCCGCACGCCGTTAAAGGGAATGGATTTATCGGAGTGCGCCATTGACGGCATTATGGTCTCAGATCAGTTTACGGAGCTGTCAGGGGTAAAGGTCAGCCTGCTGCAGGCGGCTGAGCTGGCCAGACTGATGGGCGTTAAAATTGTGTAA
- a CDS encoding cyclodeaminase/cyclohydrolase family protein — MIESMTIQEFLDVLSSKEPVPGGGGASALAGALGNALGQMVSNLTIGKKKYALVEDEIKELAERMKGIQGQFTQLADQDAKVFAPLAKCYSLPSGTEEEKAYKAEVMEARLLDASLVPMEIMEKAAEMLEIMDILADKGSRMAVSDVGVGVQFIRTALLGAVMNVYINTKSMKNREKAEEMNEKAERLIREGTEAADRIYQKVLGQLR, encoded by the coding sequence ATGATAGAGAGCATGACGATTCAGGAGTTTCTGGATGTATTATCTTCAAAGGAGCCGGTACCGGGCGGAGGAGGAGCCTCGGCCCTGGCCGGCGCCCTGGGCAATGCCCTGGGACAGATGGTGTCCAATCTGACCATAGGCAAGAAGAAGTACGCGCTGGTGGAGGATGAGATTAAGGAGCTGGCAGAGCGGATGAAGGGAATCCAGGGACAGTTTACCCAGCTGGCTGACCAGGATGCGAAGGTGTTTGCGCCTCTGGCCAAGTGCTACAGCCTTCCCTCAGGTACGGAGGAAGAAAAGGCATACAAGGCAGAGGTCATGGAAGCACGCTTGCTAGATGCCAGTCTCGTGCCAATGGAAATCATGGAAAAGGCGGCGGAAATGCTGGAAATCATGGATATCCTTGCTGATAAGGGAAGCAGGATGGCTGTCAGCGACGTGGGCGTGGGAGTTCAGTTCATCCGGACCGCATTGCTGGGAGCCGTGATGAATGTGTACATCAATACCAAGTCCATGAAGAACAGGGAGAAGGCGGAAGAAATGAATGAAAAGGCGGAACGCCTCATTAGGGAGGGGACAGAGGCAGCGGACCGCATATATCAGAAGGTGCTTGGGCAGCTGAGATAG
- a CDS encoding ABC-2 family transporter protein → MCFSVVLSAFSIAELFAAGFKGFSHVVSNGEFDRIMLRPAGTLFQTFASRIEFSSVGRLLQAAIILLPVLEGWGE, encoded by the coding sequence CTGTGTTTTTCCGTTGTCCTGTCCGCCTTTTCCATAGCAGAATTATTTGCCGCTGGCTTTAAGGGATTCAGCCATGTGGTTTCAAACGGTGAATTTGACCGGATCATGCTCCGCCCTGCCGGAACCCTGTTCCAGACCTTTGCCTCCAGGATTGAATTCTCCAGCGTAGGGCGCCTCCTACAGGCAGCCATCATCCTGCTGCCTGTTCTGGAGGGTTGGGGTGAATAA
- a CDS encoding ATP-binding cassette domain-containing protein: MITVEHICKTYRVARRNSGLWTAFSSLFHREYETIHALEDISFHIREGEIVGYIGPNGAGKSSTIKIMSGSFRWDNGCGLKNCCPQYYP, translated from the coding sequence ATGATTACGGTGGAACATATCTGCAAGACATACCGGGTGGCCCGAAGGAATTCCGGTCTGTGGACCGCCTTTTCTTCCCTGTTCCACAGGGAATATGAAACCATCCATGCGCTGGAGGATATCTCCTTTCATATCCGTGAGGGTGAAATCGTGGGCTATATAGGTCCCAACGGCGCCGGAAAAAGCAGTACCATTAAAATCATGTCCGGCAGCTTTCGCTGGGACAACGGATGCGGTCTCAAAAATTGCTGTCCGCAATATTATCCGTGA
- a CDS encoding ABC transporter substrate-binding protein encodes MKHRKWSRLLALALSAVMLTACGQSGGAKEEPATAVAGGAAEGTETTKPTGEISYKTELNVAITANPPSLDVHGVNSNIVGGIGTHIYEPLFAMDANYEPAGVLADSYTISEDGKVYTIKLRQGVKFHNGQEMTADDVVASMSRWLELSGKAKALLAGTVFEKADDYTITMTLPEAYADALTVVAASIQFPAIYPKSVIDSAGTEGITEYIGTGPYKLDEWKQDQYIHLVRYEDYAQPAGESSGFTGEKLAATPDIYFRVVTDDSTRVAGVQTGQYDIAEEMPQERYQELSGDSSLKFYVKTAGTINLFFNTTKGIMASPQMRQAIMACLNCDDIMLASYGDPNLYVLNPGWCNPDDAMWGSDAGSEYYNQNNIGKAKELLTEAGYNNEEIVLVTTPDYGEMYNATLVVQAELQSAGINAVVESYDFATFMEHRANPDQFSLYITSNRYNLNPVQLSVLTKDWAGLDRPEVDEGIAAIRMASSPEESSAKWDDLQEFLYEYGAASVLGHYSGLMATGAGVEGFNFFDFPLYWNVKVPA; translated from the coding sequence ATGAAACACAGGAAATGGTCCCGACTGCTGGCCCTGGCTCTCAGCGCCGTGATGCTGACCGCATGCGGCCAGTCCGGCGGGGCGAAGGAGGAGCCCGCCACCGCGGTTGCCGGAGGGGCGGCTGAGGGGACAGAAACCACAAAGCCAACAGGGGAAATAAGTTATAAAACAGAGCTGAACGTCGCCATAACAGCAAATCCGCCGAGTCTGGATGTTCACGGTGTCAATTCCAACATTGTGGGCGGAATCGGTACCCATATCTACGAGCCGCTGTTTGCTATGGATGCAAACTATGAGCCGGCCGGTGTCCTGGCTGATTCCTACACCATAAGCGAGGATGGCAAGGTCTATACAATCAAACTGCGCCAGGGCGTCAAGTTCCACAATGGACAGGAAATGACGGCTGACGATGTGGTTGCCTCCATGTCCCGGTGGCTGGAATTATCGGGCAAGGCAAAAGCCCTTCTGGCAGGAACCGTATTTGAAAAAGCAGATGATTATACTATTACCATGACATTGCCGGAGGCATATGCCGATGCCCTGACCGTAGTCGCAGCGTCCATTCAGTTCCCTGCGATTTATCCGAAGTCCGTTATTGATTCTGCAGGAACAGAGGGCATTACGGAATACATTGGCACAGGTCCCTATAAGCTGGACGAGTGGAAGCAGGACCAGTACATTCATTTGGTCCGGTATGAGGACTATGCGCAGCCGGCCGGAGAGTCTTCCGGTTTCACAGGTGAAAAACTGGCAGCTACTCCGGATATTTACTTCCGCGTGGTGACAGATGATTCCACCCGGGTTGCAGGTGTCCAGACCGGCCAGTACGACATTGCGGAAGAAATGCCCCAGGAGAGGTATCAGGAACTTTCCGGTGACAGCAGTCTCAAGTTTTATGTAAAGACCGCAGGTACCATCAACCTGTTCTTCAACACCACAAAAGGGATCATGGCCAGCCCGCAGATGCGTCAGGCTATTATGGCCTGCCTGAATTGCGATGATATTATGCTGGCAAGCTACGGAGACCCAAACCTGTATGTGCTCAATCCAGGGTGGTGTAACCCGGATGATGCGATGTGGGGCAGTGATGCAGGCTCTGAATATTACAATCAGAATAACATCGGGAAAGCAAAGGAATTGTTGACAGAGGCCGGTTATAACAATGAAGAGATTGTTCTGGTGACGACACCTGATTATGGCGAGATGTACAATGCAACCCTGGTTGTACAGGCTGAATTACAGAGTGCGGGCATTAATGCGGTGGTTGAGAGTTATGACTTCGCAACCTTTATGGAGCACAGGGCCAATCCGGATCAGTTTTCGCTGTATATTACAAGCAACCGCTATAACCTGAATCCGGTTCAGCTGTCTGTTCTGACCAAGGATTGGGCCGGGCTGGACCGCCCTGAGGTAGATGAGGGGATTGCTGCAATCCGTATGGCATCTTCCCCTGAAGAGTCATCTGCAAAATGGGATGATTTGCAGGAGTTCCTGTATGAGTACGGTGCGGCAAGCGTACTGGGCCACTACAGCGGCCTGATGGCCACAGGGGCCGGTGTTGAAGGCTTTAATTTCTTCGATTTTCCACTTTACTGGAATGTGAAGGTTCCTGCATAA
- a CDS encoding ABC transporter permease: protein MLSYIIKRILSLIPTLFVVSVVVFLVVYMIPGGPATALLGMEATPEAIADLNAQLGFDRPFFVQYADWFMNMLHGDWGQSYFLQTTVLDAIGEYFVPTFSLAVFAQLISLVIAVPMGILAAYKRGTSVDIITVSISLLGIAIPGFLLSMFLMLFFGVHLKWLPVAGYVQLSRGLLEHLRYLLLPALSLGVVQAAYITRMSRSAMLDVLYMNYIRTARAKGLRESAVVLVYGLKNAGPTILTVAGQSFGSLVTGTIVTETLFNIPGLGMLTMTSITRRDVFVIQGVVLFVTLIYVLVNLAVDILYGFVDPRIQLGNK, encoded by the coding sequence ATGCTATCTTATATCATAAAGCGGATTCTCTCGCTGATTCCGACTCTGTTTGTAGTGTCTGTAGTGGTTTTTCTGGTGGTTTACATGATTCCCGGAGGTCCGGCCACAGCGCTTTTAGGCATGGAAGCCACCCCGGAAGCCATTGCGGATTTAAATGCACAGCTGGGGTTTGACCGCCCCTTTTTTGTGCAGTACGCAGACTGGTTCATGAATATGCTCCATGGTGACTGGGGACAGTCCTATTTCCTTCAGACAACCGTACTGGATGCCATTGGAGAATACTTTGTTCCGACGTTCAGCCTGGCGGTTTTTGCACAGCTCATATCTCTGGTAATCGCTGTCCCAATGGGAATTCTGGCTGCCTACAAGCGGGGAACCTCTGTGGACATCATTACAGTATCAATTTCCCTGCTGGGAATCGCCATACCCGGTTTCCTGCTCAGTATGTTTCTGATGCTGTTTTTTGGTGTTCACCTGAAATGGCTTCCTGTGGCAGGTTATGTACAGCTGAGCCGGGGACTGTTGGAACATCTCCGGTATCTGCTTCTGCCTGCCTTGTCGCTGGGGGTTGTCCAGGCTGCTTATATTACCCGCATGTCCCGATCCGCTATGCTGGATGTTCTCTATATGAATTACATACGCACAGCCCGGGCAAAGGGGCTGAGGGAATCTGCCGTGGTCCTGGTTTACGGCCTGAAAAACGCGGGTCCCACCATACTGACCGTTGCAGGCCAGTCCTTTGGCAGCCTTGTAACAGGAACCATCGTGACCGAAACCCTGTTCAACATACCGGGACTGGGCATGCTTACCATGACTTCTATTACGCGCCGTGATGTTTTTGTCATTCAGGGTGTGGTTCTGTTTGTAACTCTGATTTATGTGCTGGTAAACCTTGCGGTGGACATTCTGTACGGATTTGTGGATCCGCGTATCCAGCTGGGAAACAAGTAG